The nucleotide window agtggaagacgtattttactaatttttctgtaatttatggaattgcgacaattttagacTCACGTTTTAAGACGGAAAACCTTACTaaattaattggattttactaccaatcattagatcgcccgcctagtgatgtacataatcatgttggaaattgtaaaaaacttttagcagaactttatgattactattccagtgtatataacccaagtcgcgaTACGTCTTGGCGTGCTAGCATCTCAGCAcgtcccacttattataatcccataatagctaacataataagccaagatgatagttttgtaggaccatcttcttcctcacccTCCTCTTCATATTTAAAACtacataattatcttaaacaaatTGAACAaggtagttataatattttagagagctagaaagaaaaatcaataaaattccccatattatcgagaattgcaaagaaTATGCTTGCAATTCCTGATTCtactattgcgtcggagtctgcttttagtgcaggtagaagagttctagatgaaaagagatctcgtcttgatccacatactattcaaatatgtgtttgcgagaaagattgggatcaagcggagctccgaacacaaggactcaagaacgatgatgatccatggatgatgatggatacatctgcatcatcgtcaggaggagagtcagcgaaagcatctaaccaacaagatgatgatgacgaagacgaataggatcatgaatatcggacaacgatcaatcaacattcaataactacaaataaaaggtataacaaagaactacgtgggctttgaatCCTTCGGAATatgtaggcagcttagtatttcttcgggtactaggttcaagtccattttcttcctcttttttttattaatcatctttatcggatcttattaatttattttttttccttctttttagtaaatattttaataacgatgacaagcaatCAATTTCGCTAatattcaagtaatcatcaaaggtacgttcgtataattatagtatttttatattatatttaaaggaaaaataagaatgaaactgatggtccgacccgggagttggaaccgccggaaccgctaAGGAatcgtttggaaccgcccggaatcGAAACCGAATTCGAAAACGTTCGAATCAGGTTCcacatggaaccggaacggaatcGGCCCTACCCagaccgtggccatcactaattGTATGAATCTGATAGTAAGATAACGTCAAACCATGAACCGACATGTAAAATCCCAACGTCCGTGATAGCTAGCACGTAATTGCAATGTCAAatagggggtccgagaaaaacccatcctgtgaattCTTGAGCATGCCACAGTTAGGATTTAGGACTATGGTCCTCACTTAACCAGAACCTTACATATATTAGTAGTCATTATTCTTGTAATTTTGTGATATGCTATGATGGTAAGGTTATCAGTCTTTAacaaacttgattaaataagcattaaggttaccaagtgtTTAATAGCAGTAAtaaacttctgcaagtatttgaaaatgtaatttaatggcttaataaaggtcaataatgagtaataaccttttatattgtgcttgatgattattttgtaagcacgATTTAACTATCGCACCATAAGCTTATTGaggaaattgtactcggctttatcgctgaccgattcaatatAAAAGGTTTCGATCAATATAAAAGGTTGTCATCTGTATTATGGacgacagtattttgcaggaaaatttagtcgtaactttaattattcaatcgaggacttagctgcattgattttacttgatgactttgatgactatattgttcTTAtgtttttatcgtatttaagcaaaccttattttatattttctcagttgtaataCTCTTAACTTAcgttttaaacagttttagtttttaatggtttttagcagttcgacGTTTTAAACtttcgcattatttatcttaaataTTATTACTAATGTTAATTATATATCAAGAATATCGCGCCTGCTACATTGAGTATCTCATACGGACCAATGTAAGATTTCTGACGGTCGTGAGCCGCCTTTATTCTATCAAGAATCAACTtaaattgatttgttatttGTAGTAACAAATTGGGCCCTGTGGTAGTGGTGTTGGTGAAGTCATCCCAATACACCGAATTACGAGAACGTCACCCATACAAAACTTCAAATGGACCATTTAAATTGTGGCTTGATAGATATTGTTATAAGAAAATTCAACAAGGTCCAAATTGTCATCCAAAAACCCAGCCATTCCATGGCGACAAAATGTAACACGTCCTCTAAAATTGAATTTGTCCTCTCCGTTTCCCTATCGGTATTAGGGTGAAAGAAAGTACTATGCAAAAGATTGGTTCACAAAGCTTGTTCCAATGATTTCCTGAAGTGCAAAATATAGCACGTATCCCTATTGAACATAATCGTAAGAGAAACTCCATGCAATTAGACGACATCTTTAATATAAGCATGTGCCAACTGCTCCATCTCCTacttacaattcatgaggatgaACCGTGCTGACTCTATCAAACGATCCAATATCATCCACAACATATCATTACTCGACTTCGTCCGAGAAAAATCCATGATAAAATCCATTAAGATGTTGTCACACTTCCACACTGAAATCTTTAAAGGTGAAGTAAACCTACCACCCAGTCGTTTATGCTTAATTTTGACCTTCTTATAGGTCAAACGTCAAGAAACAAATTCAACAATATCGTtcttcatcccagaccaccaaaacataaGTTTGAGATTCTAATACATCTTATCTCCCTCATGATGAACGAAATACATTGAAATATGAGCTTCGTCTAGGATATGTTCTTTCATTGTCATCTCTCCAATTAGAAAACACCATGGACCTTTAAATTTCAAACTTGAACATCCCTAAGCTTTTCCCCTTCGTGCTTACTCTTTTAACTTAATTAGCTTGGGATCCCCATTTCGAGAATTCAAGATTTCCTCGAAAAACAGATGTTTTCACAATAGAACATCATTTCCATCTTAACCACTCATttctatttatttctttttttatatataattttgcaACGCAACTTTTTTTGTTCCATTATTTCACTATTTTACTGAGTGTAAAATGATAGAAACAAAGAGATTATTAAGGAAGGTATAATCTCACAAATCACAGGTAGAAATAGATAAATTTTCGTAATAGAAATATTTGGTGGTACATTTTGACTTGGTACACTTTGAGTACCCATTAATTGTATTTTGTGAACACTATCCAtcaaatcaatttacaaataattgtaattgattaagCTGATGCTGAAAAACGTGGTGCAAAGaatcaacaaacaacaataatgaatgatctCTGTAAATTAATACCAAGACCTGTACCACCTTTCTGGCATTGACACATTTTAATAAGAACTCCATCTTTTTCTTAACCATTACTCTCCTAAATTTCTAGATAGATTTTCCCACTAAACCCAAAAACAATGGTCAAACTTTTTTCATCCCACATTTTCTTAGCCCTTTTTTCAATAATTGTCTTCCAAGCTTCATCTGAATCTCTTCCTTCTGGTCAACCTACACTGCCTCTTCTATCTCTAAGGATCAAGCCTAATCTGGTAATATCATATCTataattatgtttaattaaattaaataatagataAAAGTTCTGAGCTTTTtgagattttgtttttttgggttCATTGATTGACTAATTTATGTTATTGTGACTTGGTAATTGTTGTTAGACTTCTGCTTCGACCTGCAATTTTAAAGTTCAAATAAGTACAAGTTGCTCTTCAGTCAAATACACCAGAGATCAAATTAGTCTTTCTTTTGGGGATGCTTATGGAAATCAGGTATCTTCACATTAATTGTTGATGTGAAATATTTGCAATTTTTATGGTATTTTTTGAATTCAATCACTGGTAGAAATTGTTAAAATTGCAAATAGAAAAGAAATCAGATTTTGCTGAGCCTGAATGGGTATATGAATGTTGCAGAACTGATGTTAAGATTTTTGGTTGTGTAATTAGTGATTACTGATTAAGCTATAAGTAGAGGGGGTGACAAAATCCATGAAATAAAGTCAAAATTTGCTTCATGGTATGTTGCTGATTTTGGTTTTGTGAAACGTAGAACATTCTTGCCAAAGTTCAACAAATTGGGTTTGTTAATGAAAAATTTGTCGAAAATAATGAACTTCTCACTCATATGCCGTGAGAAAATCTTACGATTGGATTATTTTCTAACAATTCAATATTTGGGTATGTATTAACTTGTTTTAATAGATAAACTTGGTTAAAAAAAGGTTATGGGTATGCCGGGAGCAAATACAcaacaaaggttggattattaaaaagtaatttaaagGTAGAATTTTTTATAGTGCATTTgtgaaatattatattaatttcgACGAATTTGCCTTTGTTAATTGATAGGTGACGAAACAATAGTACCTTACGACTTGTTTGGTTATTGTTAGTAAATGGtagtaatgagaataatttagtgtaaaattttatgatttgtatTATGTTATTTCCATAACAGTGagactttgatcataaaagttttttgttttttttttcttataattatccaTTTTTATCTAATATCACATTTTTCAATGATAATGTATTCGAATGAAATTTCTAGAAGAAAATAaggttgttaaagaaaaacaatcatgatcattaaaattatcaaaagaTATTCTtatcaaaattatattaactaTCCATTAGCATTTCTACTGTGTAATACCGACTAACAATTAGACGGTGGGATTATAGACAAGGTTGtcaaaattgtgattttaagttAAATCGGAAGCAACGCTCATAATTGTATCTTAGAATTAAAAGAATCTACAATTTTGCAAAAATAAGATTAATTGCTTATGTATATtgtttagttatttttattgtaaaaaaacacttaacattcatttaatattttaaaaactttgtTATTATTCAAATCATACTTATTCACCTCTTCTTTGTtgtattttttgtcttttatttatgaattgacaaacataataaatataCACTAATCTTATAATCaatatttttgtgaaataaaCACACCaagtaattatagtaataatgatGTTGGTAAAATTAAGCAAACCTAGTACATTGATCTAGATCATATAATAGGTTTATCAGAGTCATATATATGATTTTGTAACACTTTTGAAACTCTAATAATTTAACAACCACAAATGAAAAaactcaaattttcaaaatcaatAAGACATAAATTATCCATTAAGAAAACTAATTCGATAAATAATTAACACCAATGAAACCAAGCCTTAACTAGTAATCTAGATTTTAAAATACAGTTCTAAAGTAgcaataatttcattaaaaagcTAAGAGTCCTAACTACCACCATATTATGGTCAAGAGTCTCAATTTAgttattaaaatacaaaaaattcaaaattttgcatttttGTGGAGTATTTTTATAATTGTGTAGAATTAGTAAAATCATACGATTCTATAGTTATGATTCTACGATTATATACGATTCTAACCGATTATGATTTTAGTAACGATTGAAATGGTACGATACTAAGATCTAAATGCGATTTTAACAACCTATGGTTACAAGATAGGTTAAAATAGGGATTGGGATTTCATAGATTGTGTTtatgttactaatagcgactgGTACATTCTGTTGATTGTAGGTGTATGTACCAAGGATTGATAATCCATCTTCTCGCGCTTTTGAAGCGTGCTCCACGGATACATTTGACATAAATGGTCCATGTACATACGATGTATGCTATGTCTACCTGTACAGGCGAGGAAATGATGAATGGAATGTGAAGAATGTTCGTATTTCCAGCCGGTATATAAGGACTGTAACATTCAATTACAATGCATGGATACCAAAGAATATTTGGTACGGCTTCAATTACTGCAATGGTGCATTTGCCTCTTCGTTAATGTAGAAGCAGCAAAGACGAAGATGAATAAATGAGCTTTCGTGTTATCTTTCAAGTACTCCTACTTTTATGTTTCATGTTACAGTTGTATTGAATTCTTTCTTGGCTACCTTATTGGAATGGAGAACCTAGCGATTGTTATAATACAATACAATACAAAGCATTATACACTGCATATAAATCGCTCTGTATGTTCTCTTGAATTTGCTACTTAACATAAATCGATATGTGTTTTTAATTTGTAGTGTTGCAAATGCACGGGGACAAAGGGAGTAATTCATATGCGCTGCTGCAT belongs to Amaranthus tricolor cultivar Red isolate AtriRed21 chromosome 17, ASM2621246v1, whole genome shotgun sequence and includes:
- the LOC130804546 gene encoding embryo-specific protein ATS3A-like, with translation MVKLFSSHIFLALFSIIVFQASSESLPSGQPTLPLLSLRIKPNLTSASTCNFKVQISTSCSSVKYTRDQISLSFGDAYGNQVYVPRIDNPSSRAFEACSTDTFDINGPCTYDVCYVYLYRRGNDEWNVKNVRISSRYIRTVTFNYNAWIPKNIWYGFNYCNGAFASSLM